The following proteins are encoded in a genomic region of Nitrospirota bacterium:
- a CDS encoding (Fe-S)-binding protein gives MMTEERFTTCLSGAELRELDACTQCGECLKFCPVQEVTGDPTVSPPEKIRMFREFIRATESLKARLFGPREVDRELLEHFVKAVYECTTCGACGQACTVGIHTQRLWPMLRREMVRRGLGPLGPQSALPGVVQRTGNIYEKPASERYGWFPDGVAVAEEAEIAYYAGCTGAYEAQPMVRGDALVLGAVGEPFTMLPPEEEVCCGFPLFITGQHDMLEGLVKRLVQAYRARGVRTLLCSCPCCVNMMARDWPLFYGERLPFKVRHISQFAAEAMRRGRLRLARRLPDERLIYHDPCYLSRGVGVTEEPRQVLRGIPGATLLEFERNREDSRCCGAGGAARKIYHENAVAIARLSIDEAAAKGADRLVLSCPACYSKLNEALEGHERQVRITDLMELVGSLL, from the coding sequence ATGATGACTGAAGAAAGGTTCACGACGTGCCTCTCGGGCGCGGAGCTTCGCGAGCTGGACGCCTGCACGCAGTGCGGCGAGTGCCTGAAGTTCTGCCCCGTCCAGGAGGTCACGGGCGACCCCACGGTCTCCCCGCCCGAGAAGATACGCATGTTCAGGGAGTTCATCCGGGCCACCGAGTCCCTGAAGGCACGGCTTTTCGGCCCGCGGGAGGTTGACCGCGAGCTCCTCGAGCACTTCGTCAAGGCCGTCTACGAGTGCACGACCTGCGGGGCCTGCGGGCAGGCCTGCACCGTGGGCATACACACGCAGCGCCTCTGGCCCATGCTGAGGCGGGAGATGGTCAGGCGCGGCCTCGGCCCCCTGGGTCCGCAGAGCGCCTTGCCCGGTGTGGTCCAACGGACGGGAAACATCTACGAGAAACCCGCGTCGGAGCGCTATGGCTGGTTCCCCGATGGCGTAGCCGTGGCTGAGGAGGCGGAAATTGCCTATTACGCCGGCTGCACGGGCGCTTACGAGGCACAGCCCATGGTGCGGGGGGATGCGCTCGTTCTGGGGGCCGTCGGCGAGCCCTTCACGATGCTCCCGCCCGAGGAGGAGGTCTGCTGCGGCTTTCCGCTCTTCATCACCGGACAGCACGACATGCTGGAGGGCCTCGTGAAACGGCTCGTCCAGGCGTACAGGGCCAGGGGGGTTCGCACGCTCCTGTGCTCCTGTCCCTGCTGCGTGAACATGATGGCGCGGGACTGGCCCCTCTTTTACGGAGAGCGGCTGCCCTTTAAGGTCCGGCACATAAGCCAGTTCGCGGCTGAAGCGATGCGGCGGGGGAGGCTCCGGCTTGCCCGGCGGCTTCCCGATGAGAGGCTCATCTATCACGACCCCTGCTATCTGAGCCGGGGGGTGGGCGTTACCGAGGAGCCGCGTCAGGTCCTCCGGGGCATCCCGGGAGCCACACTCCTTGAGTTTGAGCGCAACCGCGAGGACTCCCGGTGCTGCGGGGCCGGCGGGGCGGCCAGGAAGATCTATCACGAAAACGCCGTAGCCATCGCGCGGCTTTCCATAGACGAAGCGGCGGCCAAAGGTGCGGACAGGCTTGTCCTGAGCTGCCCGGCCTGCTACAGCAAGCTGAACGAGGCCCTGGAGGGGCACGAGCGGCAGGTGCGGATAACCGACCTCATGGAGCTCGTGGGGAGCCTGCTGTGA